The Tautonia plasticadhaerens nucleotide sequence GCCGACCGACCCCGGACCCTCCCCATGACCGAGCCCGCACCCGCACCCGAGTTCGACCTCGGCCCCGCCGAGCGGGAGAACGCCGAGACGCTGATCGCCCTCGCCCTCGCCGAGGATCTGGGAGACCTCGGCGACCTGACCGGGGAGGCCACCATCCCGGCCGACGCCATCGGCTCCGCCCGCTTCGTGTCGAGGCAGGACGGCGTCCTGGCGGGCCTTCCCGTGGTGGCGCTGCTGGCCGCCCGCTTCGGCCTGGTCGACGGGTTCGAGCCGGTGCTCCGGGACGGCGACCCGATCCGCCCCGGGGCCGTCATCGCCCGGATTTCCGGCCCCATGCGCCCGATCCTGGCGATGGAGCGGACGGCGTTGAACTTCCTCCAGCGCCTCTCCGGGGTCGCCAGCCTCACGGCCCGCTTCGTCTCGGCCGTCTCCGGCACCGGGGCGACGATCCTCGACACCCGCAAGACGACCCCGGGATGGCGGCTCCTGGAGAAGTACGCCGTCCGGTGCGGAGGAGGCCGGAACCACCGGGTCGGCCTGTATGACGCCATCCTGATCAAGGACAACCACCTCGCCTGGCTCGCCCCGAGCGGCGACCCGATCGGCCGGGCCGTCGCCGCCGCCCGTCGGGTGGCCCCGGTGGGGACCGTGGTCGAGGTCGAGGTCGACTCGCTCGACCAGCTCGACCGGGCCCTCACCTGCCGGCCGGACGTCGTCCTGCTCGACAACTTCCCCCCCGACCGCCTGGTCGAGGCCGTCCGACGCCGGGACGAGGCCGCGCCCGGGGTCTTGCTGGAGTCGTCCGGCGGGATCACGCTCGACACCGTGGCCGAGGTGGCGAGGACCGGCGTCGACCGGATCAGCGTCGGCGCCCTGACGCACTCGGCCCCGGCGCTGGACATCGCCCTCGACGAGGACGCCCCCGGCGACGGGCCCCCGGACCCGAGGCGCCTCGGGTGAGCCTGCAATTCGGATTCCGATGCCGGTGATTTGACACCGCCGCCGATCGCGGCCTAGGGTTCCGGCGTCGGGGGTGTTGGTTGCCCCCGGCCCGGCCCGGAAACGGGCCGGAGAGTCGCCGGCCCCGGTCGGCGCGACGCATCGGGGGACGGTGCCTTTGGGGAGGGGCACCGGCTCCTCGGGGGGGCGGGGGAGGTGCACCGGATGCACCGAGGGGCCCCCGCCCCCCTCCTCGATCCCGGCCGCTCGCCCCCTTGGAAGGGCGGGCCCCGGGCTGCTAGACTCGATCGCGACGGCGAGGGGAACGGACCCGGACCGACTCGCGATGGAGCCCGATCGATGACCGTCGCCCCGACCGAGCGCCCGACCTCGACCCGCCGACCTGCCGGCGCGTCGACCCGGCCCTCGGCCTCGGCGTTCGTCTGCCTGCTCGCCGCCGGGATGAGCCCGGCGACCGCCCTCGA carries:
- the nadC gene encoding carboxylating nicotinate-nucleotide diphosphorylase, with product MTEPAPAPEFDLGPAERENAETLIALALAEDLGDLGDLTGEATIPADAIGSARFVSRQDGVLAGLPVVALLAARFGLVDGFEPVLRDGDPIRPGAVIARISGPMRPILAMERTALNFLQRLSGVASLTARFVSAVSGTGATILDTRKTTPGWRLLEKYAVRCGGGRNHRVGLYDAILIKDNHLAWLAPSGDPIGRAVAAARRVAPVGTVVEVEVDSLDQLDRALTCRPDVVLLDNFPPDRLVEAVRRRDEAAPGVLLESSGGITLDTVAEVARTGVDRISVGALTHSAPALDIALDEDAPGDGPPDPRRLG